From the Chryseobacterium sp. G0201 genome, the window ACTGGGAAACAAGAGGAACATTTGTGACCGCAATGCAGCAGCCACAGACCATTCACGATTTTGGCGGATTTCCTCAGGCATTGTTTGATGTTCAATATCCAGCGCCGGGAAGTCCGGATCTGGCTTTGGAAACACAGAAACTCATCACTTCAACACAAGTTGGATTGAATGAGGACTGGGGGCTTGACCACGGATGTTGGACGGTTGTAAAATTTCTTTATCCCAACGCAGATATTCCTGTCATCGAAATGAGTATGGACTATACCAAAGGTCCCGAATATCATTATGCTTTAGGAAAAGAACTTTCAGCATTGAGAAGAAAAGGCGTTCTAATTATTGGAAGTGGTAATACCATTCACAATCTGAGAATGGCGGTTTGGGATAAAATGATGGTTCCGGGATATGCTTTTGACTGGGCAACAACCGCAAACGAAAAATTGAAAAACCTCATCACAGACGGCGACCACAAATCCTTGATCAAATATGACCAGTTGGGAAAAGAAGTTCAAATGTCTATCCCGACGCCTGAGCATTATCTGCCTCTGCTCTACACATTGGGCTTGCAGGAAAAAGATGAAAAGGCGACCATTTTCAATGACGGTCTGGTGGCAGGTTCACTGAATATGATGTCGGTAAAGATCGATAAAGCGTGATAAAAACAAAATATGTTTGGGCGTTTACTTTTGTAGCGTCCATAATTTTAATTAGTTTAAGTTTTAAAATGATAACAAAAAACAAAAAACCTAGCATACATTACGTCGTTAGACAACCTAAAATAAAAACGGAGAAACCACCATTGGTTATTTTGATGCACGGTGTTGGAAGCAATGAGCAGAATATGTTTTCTTTTGCAGATTCGCTTCCGGACAACTTTTTGGTAGTTTCAGCGAGAGGACCTTTAACTTTGAGACCCAACGGCTACGCGTGGTTTCAGGCGCAGATTATGCCGGACCGTTCGATCATCAATGAAGAGCAGGCGGAAAATTCAAGAAAAGAAATCATACAGTTCATCGATGATTTGAAAAACGTGGAGGATTTCGATGAAGAGCAGGTGTATCTGATGGGATTCAGTCAGGGTGGAATTATGAGCTATAGTGTGGCATTAACCGAACCTGAGAAAATAAAAGGAATTGCCGTAATGAGCGGAAGATTACTTTCGGAAGTAAAACCATTGATCGTATCTGATGAAAGACTGAAAAA encodes:
- the ygiD gene encoding 4,5-DOPA dioxygenase extradiol, which produces MKRKDFLKAMALLPLGAAAMKLNTLHSLTDHMAPTERMPVLFLGHGNPMNAIDDNIFTQGFQAVAKTLPKPRAILCISAHWETRGTFVTAMQQPQTIHDFGGFPQALFDVQYPAPGSPDLALETQKLITSTQVGLNEDWGLDHGCWTVVKFLYPNADIPVIEMSMDYTKGPEYHYALGKELSALRRKGVLIIGSGNTIHNLRMAVWDKMMVPGYAFDWATTANEKLKNLITDGDHKSLIKYDQLGKEVQMSIPTPEHYLPLLYTLGLQEKDEKATIFNDGLVAGSLNMMSVKIDKA
- a CDS encoding alpha/beta hydrolase, which translates into the protein MITKNKKPSIHYVVRQPKIKTEKPPLVILMHGVGSNEQNMFSFADSLPDNFLVVSARGPLTLRPNGYAWFQAQIMPDRSIINEEQAENSRKEIIQFIDDLKNVEDFDEEQVYLMGFSQGGIMSYSVALTEPEKIKGIAVMSGRLLSEVKPLIVSDERLKKLNIFVSHGTHDSVLKFGYATDAVDYLHSKGLQPEFHQYPEDHTINQQMLGDVVNWLSNQSK